A stretch of the Sphingosinithalassobacter tenebrarum genome encodes the following:
- a CDS encoding YHS domain-containing (seleno)protein, with protein sequence MRIKTLLVATAISLAYSYATPCAAQDEVNVSTGYTLSGAGLGVHGFDTVALSTLNAVAHGDARYTVVHEGVAYYFASQISADMFAEVPDRYLPQYGGFCAYAVALGKKLDGDPRFADIVDGKLYLFVNAIAFGKYLEDKENVLRRAEAMWPEIEHSPVESL encoded by the coding sequence ATGCGCATCAAGACACTGCTCGTCGCCACCGCGATTTCGCTGGCCTACTCCTACGCCACGCCCTGCGCCGCGCAGGATGAAGTCAATGTTTCCACCGGCTATACGCTTTCGGGCGCGGGCCTGGGCGTGCATGGCTTCGACACGGTCGCGCTGAGTACGCTCAATGCCGTGGCGCACGGCGACGCGCGCTATACGGTCGTGCACGAGGGCGTCGCCTATTATTTCGCGTCGCAGATTTCGGCGGACATGTTTGCCGAGGTGCCCGACCGCTATCTGCCGCAATATGGCGGCTTCTGCGCCTATGCGGTCGCGCTGGGCAAGAAGCTCGACGGTGATCCGCGTTTCGCCGACATCGTCGACGGCAAGCTCTATCTCTTCGTCAACGCCATCGCGTTCGGAAAATATCTGGAAGACAAGGAAAATGTGCTGCGTCGCGCCGAGGCGATGTGGCCGGAAATCGAGCATTCCCCGGTGGAATCGCTCTGA
- a CDS encoding helix-turn-helix domain-containing protein produces the protein MSAVPALFVRKNIVQADESLDREALYRIAGFSGADAAQDGAVTSWECYYALLAALAEAERPEIAFHMRTSASMGCADFGAVGMAFKSAPTLRRSFERMDRHARLYNRSSTFELVQEGAQWLWVHHRTAPDCDGMYLSNEAALGTFLSLCREASGADCAPLQLRLVHRDLGTADALRTHFGCDVQFEAGIDAIVFDAAQMERPNRIGDETIWQFFTQHLAENHPEIEGDGIDQEVMLRVADALSDGVPSLERIAADLGIGSRTLQRRLSDLGKSYQSLVEEARRKLALKLIADTRYPLTEVAFLTGFAEQSSFTRAFKRWSGKTPRDYRLGRDPAATAAPQSEDRAAL, from the coding sequence ATGTCCGCAGTACCGGCGCTCTTTGTCCGCAAGAATATCGTGCAAGCCGATGAAAGCCTCGATCGCGAGGCGCTTTACCGGATCGCCGGCTTTTCCGGCGCCGATGCTGCGCAGGACGGCGCGGTTACCTCATGGGAATGCTATTACGCGCTGCTCGCGGCGTTGGCCGAAGCCGAACGCCCCGAGATCGCCTTTCACATGCGGACATCGGCGTCGATGGGGTGTGCCGATTTCGGTGCGGTCGGCATGGCCTTCAAATCCGCGCCGACACTGCGCCGTTCGTTCGAGAGAATGGATCGCCACGCGCGGCTCTACAACCGGTCATCGACCTTCGAGCTGGTGCAGGAGGGCGCGCAATGGCTGTGGGTGCATCACCGCACGGCGCCCGATTGTGACGGCATGTACCTGTCCAACGAAGCCGCGCTCGGTACCTTCCTGTCGCTGTGCCGCGAAGCCAGCGGAGCGGACTGCGCGCCGCTGCAGCTCCGGCTGGTGCATCGCGATCTCGGCACCGCCGACGCCCTGCGCACCCATTTCGGCTGCGACGTGCAGTTCGAAGCGGGAATCGACGCGATCGTTTTCGATGCGGCGCAGATGGAGCGCCCCAACCGGATCGGCGACGAGACGATCTGGCAATTCTTCACGCAGCATCTCGCGGAAAATCACCCCGAGATCGAAGGCGACGGGATCGATCAGGAAGTGATGCTGCGCGTCGCCGATGCGCTGAGTGACGGTGTCCCAAGCCTCGAACGGATCGCGGCCGATCTCGGCATCGGCAGCCGAACGTTGCAGCGGCGCCTGTCCGATCTCGGAAAGAGCTATCAGAGCCTCGTCGAGGAAGCGCGGCGCAAGCTGGCGCTCAAGCTGATCGCCGATACCCGCTATCCACTGACCGAAGTGGCGTTCCTGACCGGCTTTGCCGAGCAGAGTTCGTTCACCCGCGCGTTCAAACGCTGGTCGGGCAAGACGCCGCGCGACTATCGCCTCGGTCGCGATCCCGCCGCCACCGCCGCACCGCAGAGCGAAGACCGCGCGGCGCTCTGA
- a CDS encoding FAD-dependent oxidoreductase has translation MTQQFDETFDWVVVGNGAGSMTSSLQMAQAGKSVVILEKSRWAGGTTAKSGGVIWVPCNRFMQADGEGDTPEAAIAYLDAVTATDPDAPGTSPEKRRAYVDAAPRMIDFLVDQGIPLERAAAYWPDYYDELPGGCKTSRTVTAKLFDTRLLGPWATRLRPGFLPMPVRLEEGMELPYFKRSGRARAIMARVAARTIGAKLRGRNYVSAGAALQGWLLRAILNAGVDLRLESPASELIVEGGRVVGVTSVKDGKPVRIGARLGVLVNAGGFARNQEMRDRYMPGTRAEWSQTNESDTGDLHREMERIGAQLAQMDQMVGYQCTLVPGWEDKFPIPPAQSLTAKPHAILIDRTGQRYMNEGGSYELYCETMLRRDREVPALPGWAIFDSDYIEKYMLAGTMPGRKKPAEWAEAGYLKQAGSIAELAGLIDVDPAALKATVARWNDHCARGADADFHRGEREYDYWLGDTVAEPKQSLGAIARAPFYAVNVVPGDVSTYGGAVIDADARVLRPDGSAIDGLYACGVSTASVMGKVYPGAGASIGPSLTFGWIAARHAMRD, from the coding sequence ATGACGCAGCAATTCGACGAGACATTCGACTGGGTCGTGGTCGGCAACGGCGCCGGGTCGATGACTTCCTCGCTCCAGATGGCGCAGGCTGGCAAATCCGTCGTCATCCTCGAAAAGTCGCGCTGGGCAGGCGGGACCACCGCCAAGTCGGGCGGCGTCATCTGGGTGCCGTGCAATCGCTTCATGCAGGCGGACGGGGAGGGCGACACGCCCGAAGCGGCGATCGCCTATCTCGACGCAGTGACCGCGACCGACCCCGACGCGCCGGGGACGTCGCCCGAAAAGCGGCGGGCCTATGTCGATGCAGCGCCGAGGATGATCGATTTTCTGGTCGATCAGGGCATCCCGCTCGAACGCGCGGCGGCATATTGGCCCGATTATTATGACGAGCTGCCCGGCGGCTGCAAAACCAGCCGGACGGTGACCGCCAAGCTGTTCGACACCAGGCTGCTCGGCCCCTGGGCTACTAGGCTGCGGCCGGGATTTCTGCCGATGCCGGTGCGGCTCGAAGAGGGGATGGAACTTCCCTATTTCAAGCGCAGCGGGCGGGCGCGGGCGATCATGGCGCGCGTCGCGGCGCGGACGATCGGCGCGAAGCTGCGCGGGCGGAACTATGTCTCGGCCGGAGCGGCGCTGCAGGGCTGGTTGCTGCGGGCGATCCTCAATGCGGGCGTCGACTTGCGGCTCGAAAGTCCGGCGTCTGAACTGATCGTCGAAGGCGGGCGCGTTGTAGGCGTCACCAGCGTGAAGGACGGCAAGCCGGTGCGGATCGGCGCGCGGCTCGGCGTGCTCGTCAATGCCGGGGGCTTTGCGCGCAATCAGGAAATGCGCGACCGCTATATGCCCGGCACGCGCGCGGAATGGTCGCAGACAAACGAAAGCGACACCGGCGACTTGCATCGCGAGATGGAGCGGATCGGCGCGCAGCTCGCGCAGATGGACCAGATGGTCGGCTATCAATGCACGCTTGTCCCCGGCTGGGAGGACAAGTTCCCGATCCCGCCCGCGCAGAGCCTGACCGCCAAGCCGCATGCGATCCTGATCGACCGCACCGGCCAGCGCTATATGAACGAAGGCGGGTCGTATGAGCTCTATTGCGAGACGATGCTCCGGCGCGACCGCGAGGTGCCGGCGCTCCCCGGCTGGGCGATCTTCGACAGCGATTATATCGAGAAATACATGCTTGCCGGCACGATGCCGGGGCGGAAAAAGCCTGCCGAATGGGCGGAGGCCGGCTATCTGAAACAGGCCGGCAGCATCGCAGAACTGGCGGGGCTGATCGATGTCGATCCGGCGGCGCTCAAGGCGACGGTAGCGCGCTGGAACGACCATTGCGCCAGGGGAGCCGATGCCGACTTCCATCGCGGCGAGCGCGAATATGACTATTGGCTCGGCGATACCGTGGCGGAGCCGAAGCAATCGCTCGGGGCCATTGCGCGGGCGCCGTTCTACGCGGTCAATGTCGTGCCGGGTGATGTCAGCACTTATGGCGGCGCTGTGATCGACGCCGATGCGCGCGTGCTGCGGCCCGACGGGTCGGCGATCGACGGACTCTATGCCTGCGGCGTTTCGACCGCCTCGGTGATGGGCAAGGTCTATCCCGGCGCGGGGGCGAGCATCGGGCCGTCGCTCACCTTCGGCTGGATCGCCGCCAGGCACGCGATGCGGGACTGA
- a CDS encoding carboxymuconolactone decarboxylase family protein, whose translation MSDIKPRIDHLPREEWTDDAREVFAFWGEPNAWEEGSKTNVMMTLANHPDLAKPYNLWSKHLLMSNTLGVRVLEILILRVAVRVKSEYEWHNHVGYGLNAGLTLEEIAAIRDYPNDWDWAEADAIILKAVDELIDAGNWSDATWETLGKYFDTKQKMDLVFSIGHYVMTSWALSAMGVPIEGGADKIGFDLKTQSGKTPGKTYKPGETEDWTDSRGY comes from the coding sequence ATGTCCGATATCAAACCGCGCATCGATCATCTCCCCCGTGAGGAATGGACCGACGACGCCCGCGAAGTCTTCGCCTTCTGGGGCGAGCCCAATGCCTGGGAAGAAGGGTCGAAGACCAATGTGATGATGACGCTCGCCAATCATCCCGATCTGGCCAAGCCATACAATCTCTGGTCGAAGCATCTGTTGATGTCGAACACGCTGGGCGTGCGCGTGCTCGAAATTCTCATTCTGCGCGTCGCGGTGCGGGTGAAGTCCGAATATGAGTGGCACAATCATGTCGGATATGGCCTCAACGCCGGGCTGACGCTCGAGGAAATCGCCGCGATCCGTGACTATCCCAATGACTGGGACTGGGCCGAAGCGGACGCTATCATCCTGAAGGCGGTCGACGAATTGATCGATGCCGGAAACTGGTCGGATGCGACCTGGGAAACGCTCGGCAAATATTTCGATACCAAGCAGAAAATGGATCTGGTCTTTTCGATCGGCCACTATGTGATGACCAGCTGGGCGCTGTCGGCGATGGGCGTGCCGATCGAAGGCGGGGCGGACAAGATCGGCTTCGACCTGAAGACCCAGTCGGGGAAGACGCCGGGCAAGACGTACAAGCCGGGCGAGACCGAGGACTGGACCGACAGCCGGGGTTATTGA
- a CDS encoding NAD(P)H-dependent amine dehydrogenase family protein → MEKNNYRVAQWATGNIGSRSLRAIIEHPHMTLVGVWVSGAEKAGKDAGELAGTDPTGITATQSIDDILAARPDCVLYMRQGTDLDELCTLLEAGVNVVTTRGDFHHPPTMDPAARSRIEAACTKGGTSIHSTGSSPGFVTEALTIPLLSLSRRHDCLTIEEYADMASRNSPQLMFQIMGFGAPVGEFDQGKIAYVKHDFAGSLGQIADAIGLPCDDFEATGELAAARNTVEIAAGTIEAGSVGAMRITVTGLRGGKPIVRFRANWYCTDDIDVDWGLRESGWRIRTEGDTPVSLDIHFPVSAEEYPLFTPGLTAHRAVNAVPALCKAAPGIRTTVDLPQVIAQF, encoded by the coding sequence TTGGAGAAGAACAACTATCGCGTCGCGCAATGGGCGACGGGCAACATCGGCAGCCGCTCGCTGCGGGCCATCATCGAACACCCGCATATGACGCTGGTCGGCGTGTGGGTGAGCGGCGCGGAGAAGGCGGGCAAGGATGCCGGCGAGCTGGCCGGAACCGACCCGACCGGCATCACCGCAACCCAATCGATCGACGACATTCTGGCCGCCAGGCCCGATTGCGTTCTCTACATGCGGCAGGGCACCGATCTCGACGAGCTCTGCACGCTGCTCGAAGCGGGCGTGAATGTGGTCACCACGCGCGGCGATTTTCACCATCCCCCGACGATGGACCCGGCGGCACGCAGCCGGATCGAGGCGGCCTGCACAAAGGGCGGAACGTCGATCCATTCGACCGGCTCAAGCCCCGGTTTCGTCACCGAGGCGCTGACCATTCCGCTTTTGTCGCTCTCGCGGCGGCACGATTGCCTGACGATCGAGGAATATGCCGACATGGCGAGCCGCAATTCGCCCCAGCTGATGTTCCAGATCATGGGGTTCGGCGCGCCGGTGGGCGAATTCGATCAGGGCAAGATCGCCTATGTGAAGCACGATTTCGCCGGATCGCTGGGCCAGATCGCCGATGCCATCGGCTTGCCCTGCGATGATTTCGAAGCGACCGGCGAACTGGCGGCGGCGCGCAACACCGTGGAAATCGCCGCCGGCACGATCGAGGCGGGCAGCGTGGGCGCGATGCGGATCACCGTTACCGGCCTGCGCGGCGGCAAGCCGATCGTCCGCTTCCGCGCCAACTGGTATTGCACCGACGACATCGACGTCGACTGGGGGTTGCGGGAATCGGGTTGGCGCATCCGTACCGAAGGCGATACGCCGGTGTCGCTCGACATTCATTTCCCGGTGAGCGCCGAGGAATATCCGCTCTTCACGCCGGGTCTGACCGCGCATCGCGCCGTCAATGCGGTTCCGGCGCTGTGCAAGGCCGCGCCAGGCATCCGCACCACCGTCGACTTGCCGCAAGTAATCGCCCAGTTCTGA
- a CDS encoding CaiB/BaiF CoA transferase family protein, whose product MIKTMEGVRVLEVAQFTYVPAAGAILADWGADVVKIEHPVRGDTQRGFLNMGGVTLDPQRHTLFEHPNRGKRSVGIDLSTTEGQELLYELAKNADVFLTNYLPQHRQKNKFDVEHIRAVNPNIIYARGSAYGNKGDERTVGGFDGTAFWSRSGVAISMTPAELEGPLTQGIPAFGDSIGGMFIAGGISAALYHREKTGEALEVDGSLISAAWWASGALVAQVAETGILTRNSMPQSGGATRNPFMGNYRTSDGGTINLCTISPTGHIKSLFEHVGVPEAADDPRFSEPRALFENAGAASDILVKAFAQHPFEYWRQHLKTFTGQWAPIQSFQDLLTDEQALANDMIVEVEAVEGDKPLKLVRGPIQFNNEPLETTRSPQASEHTEIVLMEMGLEWDKIEALKAAGAIA is encoded by the coding sequence ATGATCAAGACAATGGAGGGCGTCCGCGTACTGGAAGTCGCCCAATTCACTTATGTTCCCGCCGCCGGAGCGATCCTCGCCGACTGGGGCGCGGACGTCGTCAAGATCGAGCATCCCGTGCGCGGCGACACGCAGCGCGGCTTTCTCAACATGGGCGGTGTGACGCTCGATCCGCAGCGCCACACGCTGTTCGAACACCCCAATCGCGGCAAGCGCAGTGTTGGCATCGACCTGTCGACCACGGAAGGGCAGGAACTGCTCTACGAACTCGCCAAGAACGCCGATGTGTTTCTGACCAACTATCTTCCGCAGCATCGCCAGAAGAACAAGTTCGACGTCGAACATATCCGCGCGGTCAATCCGAACATCATCTACGCCCGCGGCAGCGCCTACGGGAACAAGGGCGACGAACGCACCGTCGGCGGGTTCGACGGCACTGCCTTCTGGTCGCGCAGCGGCGTCGCCATCTCGATGACGCCCGCCGAGCTCGAAGGCCCGCTGACGCAGGGCATCCCCGCCTTCGGCGATTCGATCGGCGGCATGTTCATCGCCGGCGGCATTTCCGCCGCGCTCTATCACCGCGAAAAGACCGGCGAAGCGCTCGAAGTCGACGGATCGCTGATCAGCGCGGCATGGTGGGCATCGGGCGCGCTGGTGGCGCAGGTCGCCGAAACCGGCATCCTCACCCGCAATTCGATGCCGCAGTCGGGCGGCGCGACGCGCAATCCGTTCATGGGCAACTACCGCACATCGGACGGCGGCACGATCAACCTGTGCACGATTTCGCCGACGGGGCACATCAAGAGCCTGTTCGAACATGTCGGCGTGCCCGAAGCGGCGGACGATCCGCGCTTTTCCGAACCGCGCGCGCTGTTCGAAAATGCCGGCGCGGCGAGCGACATTCTGGTCAAGGCTTTCGCCCAGCACCCGTTCGAATACTGGCGCCAGCACCTCAAGACCTTCACCGGCCAATGGGCACCGATCCAGAGCTTCCAGGATCTGCTGACCGACGAACAGGCGCTGGCCAACGACATGATCGTCGAAGTCGAGGCGGTGGAAGGCGACAAGCCGCTCAAGCTCGTCCGCGGCCCGATCCAGTTCAACAACGAGCCGCTCGAAACCACGCGCTCGCCCCAGGCTTCGGAACATACCGAAATCGTACTGATGGAAATGGGCCTCGAATGGGACAAGATCGAAGCGCTCAAGGCGGCAGGCGCCATCGCCTGA
- a CDS encoding helix-turn-helix domain-containing protein, producing MASGKANKARMAKRVIEVLDFFDEEHPQATVMEIARRFNRPQSSTSELLSNLQSLGLLHKDRYTRAYSLTPRAAMLGASVQPSMVRDGRLARLMDRLSSQTGLSVALFGLVGLTAQIYAWRPGNSGVVTSIPGGLRSGLQEHLYRSAAGWLLLSTLEPQTCSGMLRRMNAEASPEAKFDVADVAERVRQAAEQGAVRGFAGFGAAAEMTVMLLPGLPSDQPLAVGLLHDGSDQVDGHALQDAIRDAIAFTDEAPRPAPVTGGSVQPLFHAA from the coding sequence ATGGCGTCAGGCAAGGCGAACAAGGCCCGTATGGCGAAGCGGGTCATCGAAGTGCTGGACTTCTTCGACGAGGAACATCCGCAAGCGACCGTGATGGAAATCGCGCGACGGTTTAACCGCCCGCAATCGAGTACATCGGAACTGCTTTCCAATCTTCAGAGCCTCGGGCTTCTGCACAAGGATCGCTACACCCGCGCCTATTCGCTCACGCCGCGCGCGGCGATGCTCGGCGCCTCGGTGCAGCCGTCGATGGTGCGCGACGGACGGCTCGCGCGACTGATGGACCGACTTTCGTCGCAAACCGGGCTCAGCGTCGCGCTGTTCGGCCTGGTCGGCCTCACCGCCCAAATCTATGCGTGGCGTCCCGGCAACAGCGGCGTTGTCACCAGCATCCCCGGCGGCCTGCGCAGCGGGCTGCAGGAACATCTCTATCGCAGCGCGGCCGGCTGGCTGCTGCTCTCGACGCTCGAACCGCAGACGTGCAGCGGGATGTTGCGTCGCATGAACGCCGAAGCGAGCCCCGAAGCGAAGTTCGACGTCGCCGATGTTGCAGAGCGCGTCCGTCAGGCCGCCGAACAGGGCGCGGTGCGGGGATTTGCCGGCTTCGGTGCGGCCGCCGAAATGACGGTGATGCTGCTGCCGGGCCTGCCGAGCGATCAGCCGCTCGCGGTCGGCCTGCTCCACGATGGGTCCGATCAGGTCGACGGCCATGCGCTGCAGGACGCGATCCGCGACGCGATCGCCTTCACCGACGAAGCGCCGCGCCCGGCGCCGGTAACGGGCGGCAGCGTCCAGCCGCTGTTCCACGCGGCCTAG
- a CDS encoding cytochrome P450: MVQATLTEAAARPEHVPESLVFDFDHFADPALVKDAHSRVLEIAKTAPPIFWTPRHGGHWVLRSHDAVYKASRDTDTFSNAPMPYEAIAAMNANLPEDKKALIPLPITVDPPHHTMYRAPLQKPFSPKAMLGLKDSIRELAVELIAKIKPEGHCEFMEAVAEPLPVTVFLRIFGLPVEKQRVYRDLVAEHLHSAESDPQAVQMRLRKVAAVMHDTIVDRRDNPQDDLISMLWQSEFEGRPATLHDIENYAVMLFIAGLDTVMNGMGLGVRHLATDPELQAKLRADPSLVPEAAEELLRRYTFTVPPRFLKHDAEFEGVQMKKGEMALLYLPAADLDPTEFKTPEEYNLARENKVHIAFGTGPHRCLGSHLARIELQVLYEEMLKALPEFRLDPNKESTFHGGHVLGPDTLYLVWDA, encoded by the coding sequence ATGGTTCAGGCGACCCTAACCGAAGCGGCCGCGCGGCCGGAACACGTACCCGAATCGCTGGTTTTCGATTTCGATCACTTCGCGGATCCCGCACTGGTGAAGGACGCGCATTCGCGGGTTCTGGAAATCGCGAAGACGGCGCCGCCGATCTTCTGGACGCCGCGCCACGGCGGCCACTGGGTGCTGCGCAGCCACGACGCGGTCTACAAGGCGTCGCGCGATACCGATACGTTCAGCAACGCGCCGATGCCCTATGAGGCGATCGCGGCGATGAACGCCAATCTGCCCGAGGACAAGAAGGCGCTGATCCCGCTGCCGATCACCGTCGATCCGCCGCATCACACCATGTATCGCGCGCCGCTGCAGAAGCCGTTTTCGCCCAAGGCGATGCTCGGCCTCAAGGACAGCATCCGCGAGCTGGCGGTCGAACTGATCGCGAAGATCAAGCCCGAGGGGCATTGCGAGTTCATGGAGGCGGTGGCCGAGCCGCTGCCGGTCACGGTGTTCCTGCGCATCTTCGGCTTGCCGGTCGAAAAGCAGCGCGTCTATCGCGATCTCGTCGCCGAGCATCTCCATTCGGCCGAAAGCGATCCGCAGGCGGTGCAGATGCGGCTGCGCAAGGTTGCCGCAGTGATGCACGACACGATCGTCGACCGGCGCGATAATCCGCAGGACGACCTCATCTCGATGCTCTGGCAGTCCGAATTCGAAGGCCGGCCGGCGACGCTGCACGATATCGAGAATTACGCGGTGATGCTGTTCATCGCCGGGCTCGACACGGTGATGAACGGCATGGGGCTGGGCGTGCGCCATCTGGCGACCGATCCCGAACTGCAGGCGAAGTTGCGCGCCGATCCGAGTCTCGTCCCCGAAGCGGCGGAGGAATTGCTGCGCCGCTATACTTTCACCGTGCCGCCGCGCTTCCTGAAGCACGACGCCGAATTCGAAGGTGTCCAGATGAAGAAGGGCGAGATGGCTTTGCTCTATCTTCCCGCCGCCGATCTCGACCCCACCGAGTTCAAGACACCGGAGGAATATAATCTCGCGCGCGAGAACAAGGTGCACATCGCCTTCGGCACCGGTCCGCATCGCTGTCTCGGCTCGCACCTCGCGCGGATCGAACTGCAGGTGCTGTACGAGGAAATGCTCAAGGCGCTGCCTGAATTCCGGCTCGATCCAAACAAGGAATCGACCTTTCACGGCGGGCATGTGCTGGGGCCGGACACGCTGTACCTGGTCTGGGACGCCTGA
- a CDS encoding ferredoxin — protein MKIRIEKAACVGNARCAAVSEELYPLDEDGYIDTEGFEVPAGQETLAKRGAKACPERIIFVIEDDGSTSWPPKGK, from the coding sequence ATGAAGATCCGTATCGAGAAGGCCGCCTGTGTCGGCAATGCCCGGTGCGCCGCGGTTTCCGAAGAGCTCTATCCGCTCGACGAGGACGGCTATATCGACACCGAAGGCTTCGAGGTTCCAGCGGGCCAGGAAACGCTCGCCAAGCGCGGGGCGAAAGCCTGCCCCGAACGCATCATCTTCGTGATCGAGGATGATGGCTCGACCAGCTGGCCGCCCAAGGGCAAATAA
- a CDS encoding coniferyl-alcohol dehydrogenase yields the protein MDDVLGYKGKRVIVTGCFSGMGEATAKMLLDLGAEVHGLDFKDSSLPLASFNNVDLRDPASIEAGVKAIGGKVDALFNCAGLPQSFPPMDVMKVNFIGLRHLTQQVLPMLNQGGAIANIASTGGMGWSRRIPTNMEFVTTQGWDAAIAWCEANMDTIAEGYSFSKENVIVWTQFMGAQLIKKGYRINCTLPSPTQTPMMAKFHEASGKDVVDAAAEPMGRYSTPEEQAGGLVLLNSKLASIINGVVLPVDGGFMGGVVTGQVDLSVMMRRSQPAQ from the coding sequence ATGGACGACGTTCTCGGCTACAAGGGCAAGCGTGTCATCGTCACCGGCTGTTTTTCGGGCATGGGCGAAGCGACCGCCAAGATGCTGCTCGATCTGGGCGCCGAAGTGCACGGGCTGGATTTCAAGGATTCGAGCCTGCCGCTCGCGTCGTTCAACAATGTCGACCTGCGCGATCCCGCTTCGATCGAAGCCGGCGTGAAGGCGATCGGCGGCAAGGTCGACGCGCTGTTCAACTGCGCCGGCCTGCCCCAGTCCTTCCCGCCGATGGACGTGATGAAGGTCAACTTCATCGGCCTGCGTCACTTGACGCAGCAGGTGCTGCCGATGCTGAACCAGGGCGGCGCGATCGCCAATATCGCCTCGACCGGCGGCATGGGCTGGAGCCGTCGCATCCCGACCAACATGGAATTCGTGACGACGCAGGGCTGGGATGCAGCGATCGCGTGGTGCGAAGCCAATATGGACACGATCGCCGAAGGCTACAGCTTCTCCAAGGAGAATGTGATCGTCTGGACCCAGTTCATGGGCGCACAGCTGATCAAGAAGGGCTATCGCATCAACTGCACCCTGCCCTCGCCGACGCAGACGCCGATGATGGCCAAGTTCCACGAAGCCTCGGGCAAGGACGTGGTCGATGCCGCTGCCGAGCCGATGGGCCGCTATTCGACGCCGGAGGAACAGGCGGGCGGGCTGGTGCTGCTCAATTCGAAGCTGGCGAGCATCATCAACGGCGTCGTGCTGCCGGTCGATGGCGGCTTCATGGGCGGCGTCGTCACCGGCCAGGTCGATCTGAGCGTGATGATGCGCCGCTCCCAGCCGGCGCAGTAA